Within Diabrotica virgifera virgifera chromosome 7, PGI_DIABVI_V3a, the genomic segment TATTTAATTAGCCCCATGTTATAAAAtgaaatatacattttttaaaaataataaatagtttGTAAATTGTAAAGCATAATCCTACAAAGTACTTTGTGTAGAATCAAAtattacataatattaatattaggAACATCGGTTACAATTATTAGTTCAGTGCATTAGTACTATATTACAATGATTACATTACAATGAGCGTGGATACCAAGCGTTAAAATTGTGAGTCGGTAGATGTAGATTTTTTTTGTATCGTTTGTCAATAATTGAATCCAACCATTATCTCACTGGATGGTATTGGTATAAGACATTTTTCTGTATTCTCTCTTTTTCATATCAACTTTCCTTTTCATAATTATGTTGTTGCTGTTTTTCCTCTAAAGGATTTTTAGCCATTATATTTttactaatttgaaatgaaattaGTCCTAAATTTTTTTGTAACTCTTGGTGAATAATATTACCAAATATGGTCTATTACTGAATAAGTCATATATTATTGATATGATATCACAGCTTGTCCAATCATAATTTGTATGAAACTAATTTCTTTTAGCATACCAAGCATCTGTGATTGGGTCGTAAACGTACGTTTTCCATTGGTTATTAATGATAATGTTAAAAGAGTGTCCAGCAACTTCTGGTCCTGACTGACTACTACCGCTTCCAAATCTGCTTTCAAAAACTTGGTTTCCATTAGAGTTGGTTCCACGGTTTGGAGAAGCTCCGATATGTTTTTGAATGGCTTCAGCGTTGACATACCAAAATGGTTTGTTTTCTTCTGGCCAGGTATTAATTCGGTTTTTAAGACCAACATTGAAGTCAACAGGAGTTCTTTCGGGGGCAGCATCGGCTGATCCAAATCTAGTGCCGAGGTCTTGAGGAGGATTATACAAGGCACCCCCGGGCTTAAATCGTGCTGCTACATCAGGAACACCTTTTGGACTGAGTCCTGCAAAGGAAGGCCTATTTTGTGCGGTTGTAGATGCAATAAGAACGGATGCAAAGATGAAGAAAATCTGAAAATAAgacaaaatattaattattaatgctttttaataattactttttaataaattCACAATTATATGCTCAAAATTGTTGAAGAACTGAGATAGTACAAAAGTTTTAAAGATAAAACAAGGCAagtttaaagataattttggacttaacaaatttattataaataagttaaattccaaattatctttaaagttattccgcgaattaaaaaaataaatagtgggtcatgtagagaaaaaaaaaaaacctttcaaaCGATATGCCACTCGACTAcacttgctattaaaaaaaacgGGGTTGACGCGAGGCAGCAGGGGcttacatttgagggcatgaatttgGCATAAAACTTGGTCCCCCTTTCAATACAAATTAAAGTGTTTTTAACTTGTGAGGAAGATTTGTGAGTTTCTTGGGaggggggggggtcaaattttTGTTGGAAGACACTGTATATCCAgctttttttcaatttatttactTTCATTTTAGCTATTTATATGATGAACATGTAATTTCTGATTTTGTATTCGGAAAATATTTTCTGTTACTTTTGAAtgttttaaaactgttaataagtAGATACCAAcgtttttaaataaatttgtaGACTCATTAGATAGCTTGTTATTATCTTTTTCATTTAGGTCATGGATTCGTGTATCGTCGTTATTGTTAAAcaagttttaatttttatttttggagcaTAGTCTCATTAAATAACTAAAGGGTTCAAATTTACATACAAATGTTTGACACAgttgtaaaaaatgttttgttttggtATTAAATGTCAGCTTAAAAATATATCaaccaataaaatacaaatttatgTAAACTAATACAGTCGTAATCGCTTTAATGTGAAGATAAATTACATTCTGTTATAGAGAGATCTTCAATTgcttttaaaatttattaaaaacatgACCCCtttgaatgaataaaaaaaaattgttatttatcttcttcttcatgtgctttgtccgttgcggacgttggctatcatcataacaattttaattttgttagcggcgtttctgaataactcgatcgctGTTAGTCCAAACTATTGACGTAAGTTTTGAAGGCATgcgtgtcttcttcttccgggtcctcGTTTGCTTTCTATTTTGCCCTCTATTATCAattggagtatatgatatttatcatgtctcataatatgaccgaggtattcaagttttattgtaatttatagtAGTATAAAAATGAGAATTATTTGCAAAATATTATTCAATATACTGCTCGTGCCTTTAATGAATGATTTATGATTAATAAGAAGATCATTAACACTTGATAggtaaacaaatattttttatttccgaAAAAAGTTGCTGGAAACAGACAGAATATGAAAATTGCCTCTTAAGCAAGTGGTAAAGAACAAAAAAAGTAGCTTCATTATAAATACCAAGGTATACAGACATTGCTGGTAACAAGGTTATTGATAGTCTATTACCTAATTTATCGGACCAGAaggtttagtcctgtcgccaggaggggtaCAACGGCTTCCCTTATTCAGATAGACTTACCCaagtattttttatgtattttgaccaatagaacacgatttttttgggtaacagttgatccggatgtcgataagtttgttataaaaaaagaacttgaggaattatataacagcgatttttcgcaaaacaaaacattttttttgtattatttgggtcattctaagcaaaaaatgttcttacaagttttttcgtaggatccacagttttcgagataaacgcggttgaactttcaaaaaatcgaaaaattgccatttttgaacccgaattacttttgattaaaaaataaaatagaaattctgcttaccccatttgaaagttcaagctatcggttttgattatttgcattgctaaaaattaattttttattgttaaacaaagctataaacacatagtgcttgagtgatgttttcaatgcatctctcatttaaaatcgaaggGGTAGGAGAGCGCACAAAGGCagtttctacgtagcatgcattaaaaagCATGCATtcggcacgggaaacactatttgtttatagctttgtttgacaataaaaaaaatttatttttagcaatgcaaataatcaaaaccgataaaattttgacttgaactttcaaatgcggtaagcagaattgctattttattttttaatcaaaagttattggggttcaaaaattgcaattttttaattttttgaaagttcaaccgcgtttatctcgaaaacatcttacgaaaaaacttgtaagaaaatTATTTGcttagattgacccaaaaaatacaaaaaaaatgttttgttttgag encodes:
- the LOC114335621 gene encoding uncharacterized protein LOC114335621, with protein sequence MIFFIFASVLIASTTAQNRPSFAGLSPKGVPDVAARFKPGGALYNPPQDLGTRFGSADAAPERTPVDFNVGLKNRINTWPEENKPFWYVNAEAIQKHIGASPNRGTNSNGNQVFESRFGSGSSQSGPEVAGHSFNIIINNQWKTYVYDPITDAWYAKRN